A window of Dickeya zeae NCPPB 2538 contains these coding sequences:
- the rpiA gene encoding ribose-5-phosphate isomerase RpiA — protein MTQDELKKAVGWAALDYVRPGTIVGVGTGSTAAHFIDALGSIKHQIEGAVSSSDASTAKLKSLGIPVFDCNDVDVLDVYVDGADEINPHMQMIKGGGAALTREKIVAAIARQFVCIVDASKQVDVLGRFPLPVEVIPMARAYVARELVKLGGQPVYRDGVITDNGNIILDVHNMDLSDAVAMENCINNLAGVVTVGLFANRGADVALVGTADGVKTVRLK, from the coding sequence ATGACGCAGGATGAACTGAAAAAAGCCGTTGGTTGGGCCGCACTCGACTATGTTCGCCCCGGTACTATCGTTGGCGTGGGAACCGGCTCTACCGCCGCGCACTTTATTGACGCACTGGGGTCTATCAAGCATCAAATTGAAGGCGCGGTTTCAAGCTCTGACGCTTCTACCGCCAAGCTCAAAAGTCTGGGGATTCCGGTTTTTGACTGTAATGACGTGGATGTGCTTGATGTCTACGTCGACGGCGCTGATGAAATCAACCCACACATGCAGATGATCAAAGGTGGTGGTGCTGCATTGACCCGCGAAAAAATCGTGGCGGCGATCGCGCGTCAGTTCGTGTGTATCGTCGATGCGTCCAAACAGGTTGATGTGCTGGGGCGTTTCCCGTTGCCGGTGGAAGTTATCCCGATGGCGCGCGCTTATGTGGCCCGTGAGCTGGTCAAACTGGGTGGTCAGCCGGTGTATCGTGATGGGGTTATCACAGACAACGGCAACATTATTCTGGATGTGCACAATATGGATCTGTCGGATGCGGTGGCGATGGAAAACTGCATCAATAATCTGGCTGGCGTGGTAACGGTGGGGTTGTTTGCGAACCGCGGTGCGGATGTCGCGCTGGTGGGGACCGCCGACGGGGTGAAAACCGTTCGCCTGAAATAA
- a CDS encoding LysR family transcriptional regulator ArgP, which yields MKRPDYRTLQALDAVIRERGFERAAQKLCITQSAVSQRIKQLENLFGQPLLVRTIPPRPTEQGQKLLALLHQVELLEEEWLGNENSNETPLLLSLAVNADSLATWLLPALQPVLVDSPIRLNLQVEDETRTQERLRRGEVVGAVSIQPQPLPSCLVDKLGALDYLFVASPGFANRYFPNGVTRSALLRAPVVAFDHLDDMHQAFLQQNFDLPPGSVPCHIVNSSEAFVQLARQGTTCCMIPHLQIERELANGELIDLTPGLCQRRMLYWHRFAPESRMMRQVTDALLTHGRQVLRQS from the coding sequence ATGAAACGCCCGGACTATCGCACGCTTCAGGCGCTGGACGCCGTGATCCGTGAGCGTGGCTTTGAGCGCGCCGCACAAAAACTCTGTATTACGCAGTCCGCCGTCTCGCAACGCATCAAACAGTTGGAGAACCTGTTCGGCCAGCCGCTACTGGTAAGAACGATTCCACCGCGTCCGACCGAACAAGGGCAGAAATTGCTGGCCTTGCTGCATCAGGTGGAATTGCTGGAAGAAGAGTGGCTGGGCAATGAAAACAGCAATGAAACCCCTCTATTGCTGTCTCTGGCGGTCAACGCCGACAGTCTGGCGACCTGGCTTTTACCCGCCCTGCAACCTGTACTGGTGGACTCCCCCATCAGGTTGAATTTGCAGGTGGAAGATGAAACCCGAACCCAGGAGCGCCTGCGCCGGGGTGAAGTGGTGGGGGCCGTGAGTATTCAGCCGCAGCCGCTGCCAAGCTGTCTGGTGGATAAACTGGGCGCGCTGGATTATCTGTTCGTCGCCTCGCCAGGCTTCGCCAATCGCTACTTCCCTAACGGGGTAACGCGTTCGGCGCTGCTGCGTGCGCCAGTGGTGGCGTTCGACCATTTGGATGATATGCATCAGGCATTTTTGCAGCAAAATTTCGACCTGCCGCCGGGTAGCGTCCCCTGCCACATCGTTAACTCATCTGAAGCCTTCGTACAGCTCGCTCGTCAGGGCACTACCTGCTGTATGATTCCCCATTTGCAGATCGAACGTGAACTGGCGAACGGCGAACTTATCGACCTGACACCGGGGCTATGCCAGCGCCGTATGCTGTACTGGCACCGTTTCGCGCCGGAAAGCAGAATGATGCGACAGGTGACTGACGCCCTGCTCACGCACGGACGCCAGGTTCTGCGTCAATCCTGA
- a CDS encoding oxidative stress defense protein — MKLNVLVLTMLLGLSSLTAQAGNELPSGPHIVTSGTASVDATPDIARLAIEVSVSSKDVSDAKKQVDDRVAQYFAFLDKNGIDKTDINAANLRTQPEYDYLKNGGSVLKGYRAVRQVEVTLRQLDKLNELLDGALKSGLNEIRAVELGVSNPDIYREQARKKAIEQATLQAQSLASGFNATLGPVYSIRYHVANYQPIPAARMFKTTNMAAQSEVSQTYEQQTIHFDDQVDVVFELQRAP, encoded by the coding sequence GTGAAGCTGAACGTTCTGGTTTTGACTATGCTGCTCGGTTTGTCGTCACTGACGGCGCAGGCTGGCAATGAGCTACCCAGTGGGCCACACATTGTGACTTCCGGTACGGCGAGTGTGGATGCGACGCCGGATATCGCCCGGCTGGCGATAGAAGTTAGCGTGTCATCCAAAGACGTGTCCGACGCCAAAAAGCAGGTGGATGATCGGGTCGCACAATACTTTGCTTTTCTGGATAAAAACGGTATCGACAAAACAGATATCAACGCGGCCAATTTGCGCACCCAACCGGAGTACGATTACCTGAAGAACGGCGGCTCGGTCCTGAAAGGGTACCGTGCGGTGCGGCAGGTGGAAGTGACGCTGCGTCAGTTGGATAAGCTCAATGAACTGCTGGATGGGGCGCTCAAATCGGGTCTTAACGAGATCCGGGCGGTGGAGTTGGGGGTGTCTAACCCGGATATCTACCGTGAGCAGGCACGTAAAAAAGCGATAGAGCAGGCGACATTACAGGCGCAGTCGTTAGCTTCTGGGTTTAACGCCACGTTGGGGCCGGTTTACAGCATTCGCTACCACGTTGCCAACTATCAGCCGATACCGGCCGCGCGTATGTTCAAAACCACCAATATGGCTGCGCAAAGCGAGGTGTCGCAAACGTATGAACAGCAGACTATTCACTTTGATGATCAGGTTGATGTGGTGTTTGAATTACAGCGAGCGCCCTGA
- a CDS encoding IclR family transcriptional regulator — MDDEGKAEKPLGSQSLFRGLQLIEILSDYPNGCPLARIAELSGMNKSTVHRLLQGLAGCGYVVPARQPGSYRLTTKFIAIGQKALSSLNVLHVAAPHLEALNLTVGETVNFSTREDDHAILIYKLEPTTGMMRTRAYIGQHMPLHSSAMGKIFMAYGAEDYPAEYWRTHQNTICPLTDNTIVELPAMQQELAEIRRQGLAMDREENELGVSCISAPVFDIQHRVAYAVSISLSMARLQQMGIDTLVDPLRETARNISLELGFTPPAA; from the coding sequence ATTGATGACGAGGGGAAGGCGGAAAAGCCGCTGGGAAGTCAAAGCCTGTTTCGCGGTTTACAGTTGATCGAAATACTCAGCGACTATCCCAACGGATGCCCGTTGGCGCGGATTGCCGAGTTGTCCGGCATGAATAAAAGTACCGTCCATCGCTTGTTGCAAGGGCTGGCCGGGTGTGGTTACGTGGTGCCTGCACGTCAGCCAGGCAGTTATCGACTGACTACCAAGTTTATTGCTATCGGCCAGAAGGCGCTCTCGTCGTTGAATGTGTTGCACGTCGCGGCACCGCACCTTGAAGCGTTGAACCTGACGGTGGGTGAGACCGTTAACTTCTCAACGCGTGAAGATGATCACGCGATTCTGATTTATAAGCTGGAACCGACTACCGGCATGATGCGTACTCGCGCTTACATCGGCCAGCATATGCCTTTGCACAGTTCGGCGATGGGTAAGATTTTCATGGCCTACGGCGCAGAGGACTACCCCGCAGAATACTGGCGGACCCATCAAAACACGATTTGTCCTTTGACCGACAACACCATCGTTGAGCTTCCCGCCATGCAACAGGAACTGGCGGAAATTCGTCGCCAGGGGTTAGCGATGGACCGGGAAGAGAATGAGTTGGGGGTTTCCTGCATTTCTGCCCCGGTGTTTGATATTCAGCACCGGGTGGCCTATGCCGTTTCCATTTCGCTGTCGATGGCGCGTCTGCAACAGATGGGGATTGATACGCTGGTTGACCCCTTACGGGAAACTGCCCGCAATATTTCCCTTGAGCTAGGATTTACGCCGCCTGCGGCGTAA
- the mscS gene encoding small-conductance mechanosensitive channel MscS: MEELNVAESMGRLQSWLVNNQHILLQYAVNVVASLVILSVGMLIARMMANTLNRLMVTRGIDVTVADFLSALVRYGIIAFTLIAALSRVGVQTTSVIAVLGAAGLAVGLALQGSLSNFAAGVLLVMFRPFRTGESVDLGGIAGTVTQVQIFSTTLLTADGKVIVVPNGKIIAGNIINSSREPNRRTEIIVGVAYDADIDVVKNVLGAIVAADNRILHDNGVTIRLNEMGPSSLNFVVRVWTSNGDAAAVYWDLLENFKRALDEHRIGIPYPQMDVHLHHTSSAQTGSQGAPTL; the protein is encoded by the coding sequence ATGGAAGAACTCAACGTAGCTGAAAGCATGGGACGCTTGCAGAGCTGGCTGGTGAATAATCAACATATTCTGTTGCAGTATGCCGTGAATGTCGTCGCCTCCCTGGTGATTTTGTCTGTTGGGATGCTGATTGCCCGTATGATGGCGAACACGCTAAACCGGCTGATGGTCACTCGTGGTATTGACGTCACGGTGGCTGACTTTTTGTCTGCACTGGTGCGCTACGGCATTATTGCTTTCACACTGATAGCGGCGCTAAGTCGGGTGGGTGTACAAACCACATCGGTGATTGCGGTATTGGGTGCCGCCGGTCTGGCGGTTGGTTTGGCTTTACAAGGTTCGCTGTCGAACTTTGCTGCTGGGGTACTGCTGGTGATGTTCCGGCCTTTTCGCACCGGTGAGTCGGTGGATTTGGGGGGTATTGCGGGCACGGTGACTCAGGTGCAAATTTTTTCCACCACGCTGCTGACGGCCGACGGCAAAGTCATCGTGGTGCCCAATGGCAAAATTATTGCAGGGAATATTATCAACAGTTCGCGTGAGCCGAATCGTCGTACTGAAATTATTGTCGGCGTGGCCTATGACGCGGATATCGATGTGGTGAAAAATGTGCTGGGCGCTATCGTCGCGGCGGATAACCGTATCCTGCATGATAACGGCGTCACTATTCGGCTCAATGAGATGGGGCCGTCTTCGCTTAATTTTGTGGTACGGGTGTGGACCAGTAATGGCGATGCGGCAGCTGTGTATTGGGACCTGTTGGAGAACTTCAAACGGGCATTGGATGAGCACCGTATCGGCATTCCGTATCCACAGATGGATGTGCATTTGCACCATACGTCTTCAGCGCAGACGGGGTCTCAGGGCGCTCCGACACTGTAG
- the fbaA gene encoding class II fructose-bisphosphate aldolase, with protein MSKIFDFVKPGVITGDDVQKVFAIAKENNFALPAVNCVGTDSINAVLEAAAKVRAPVIVQFSNGGAAFTAGKGLKAEGQQAAILGAISGAHHVHQMAEHYGIPVILHTDHCAKKLLPWLDGLLDAGEKHYAATGKPLFSSHMIDLSEESLEENIEICSKYLARMAKLDMTLEIELGCTGGEEDGVDNSHLDNSALYTQPEDVAYAYEKLNAISPRFTIAASFGNVHGVYKPGNVQLTPKILRNSQEYVSKKFNLPHNSLDFVFHGGSGSSAAEIAEAVSYGVVKMNIDTDTQWATWEGILNYYKKNEGYLQGQLGNPEGDDKPNKKYYDPRAWLRAGQVTMVARLEQAFKELNAVDVL; from the coding sequence ATGTCTAAAATCTTTGATTTCGTAAAACCTGGTGTCATCACTGGTGATGACGTTCAGAAAGTATTCGCCATTGCCAAAGAAAATAACTTTGCACTGCCGGCGGTTAACTGTGTCGGTACCGACTCCATTAACGCCGTTCTTGAAGCCGCAGCCAAAGTGCGCGCGCCGGTAATCGTTCAGTTCTCCAACGGCGGTGCTGCATTTACTGCCGGTAAAGGCCTGAAAGCTGAAGGTCAGCAGGCGGCAATTCTGGGTGCGATTTCTGGCGCTCATCATGTACACCAGATGGCAGAACACTATGGTATTCCGGTGATTTTGCACACCGACCATTGCGCGAAGAAACTGCTGCCATGGCTTGACGGTCTGCTTGATGCAGGTGAGAAACACTACGCCGCTACCGGTAAACCGCTGTTCTCTTCCCACATGATCGACCTGTCGGAAGAATCGCTGGAAGAAAACATCGAGATTTGCAGCAAGTATCTGGCGCGTATGGCCAAACTGGACATGACGCTTGAAATCGAACTGGGCTGCACCGGTGGTGAAGAAGACGGCGTGGACAATAGCCATCTGGACAACTCTGCGCTGTATACCCAGCCGGAAGATGTGGCATATGCCTACGAAAAACTGAACGCCATCAGCCCTCGTTTCACCATCGCGGCCTCTTTCGGTAACGTACACGGCGTGTACAAGCCGGGTAACGTGCAACTGACGCCGAAAATCCTGCGTAATTCTCAGGAATATGTCTCCAAGAAATTCAACCTGCCGCACAACAGCCTGGACTTCGTGTTCCACGGCGGTTCCGGTTCTTCCGCAGCAGAAATCGCCGAAGCAGTCAGCTACGGTGTGGTGAAGATGAATATCGATACCGACACCCAGTGGGCGACCTGGGAAGGCATCCTGAATTACTACAAGAAAAACGAAGGCTATCTGCAGGGTCAACTGGGTAACCCGGAAGGCGACGACAAGCCGAACAAGAAATACTATGACCCGCGTGCTTGGCTGCGTGCCGGTCAGGTGACCATGGTGGCGCGTCTGGAACAAGCGTTTAAAGAACTGAACGCGGTTGACGTGCTGTAA
- the pgk gene encoding phosphoglycerate kinase, with protein MAVIKMTDLDLAGKRVLIRADLNVPVKDGKVTSDARIRASLPTIEIALKQGARVMVTSHLGRPTEGEYNEEFSLLPVVNYLKDHLSAPVRLAKDYLDGVDVAEGELVVLENVRFNKGEKKDDEVLSKKYAALCDVFVMDAFGTAHRAQASTHGVGKFSPIACAGPLLSNELEALGKALGNPARPMVAIVGGSKVSTKLTVLDSLSKIADQLIVGGGIANTFVAAQGHNVGKSLYEAELIPEAKKLLETCDIPVPSDVRVATEFSETASATLKSVAAIKDDEQILDLGDVSAERLADILKNAKTILWNGPVGVFEFPNFRKGTEIVANAIANSDAFSIAGGGDTLAAIDLFGIADKISYISTGGGAFLEFVEGKKLPAVVMLEERARQ; from the coding sequence ATGGCTGTAATTAAGATGACCGACCTGGATTTGGCTGGCAAACGCGTGCTGATCCGTGCGGATCTGAACGTGCCGGTTAAAGATGGCAAAGTGACGTCTGACGCCCGCATCCGCGCATCCCTGCCGACCATTGAAATCGCCCTGAAGCAGGGTGCCCGCGTGATGGTGACATCCCATCTGGGCCGCCCGACCGAAGGCGAGTACAACGAAGAATTCTCCCTGCTGCCGGTAGTAAACTACCTGAAAGACCATCTGTCTGCACCGGTGCGTCTGGCGAAAGATTACCTGGACGGCGTTGATGTGGCCGAAGGTGAACTGGTCGTACTGGAAAACGTCCGCTTCAACAAGGGCGAGAAGAAAGACGACGAAGTGCTGTCCAAAAAATACGCCGCGCTGTGCGACGTGTTTGTGATGGATGCGTTCGGTACCGCACACCGCGCGCAGGCGTCAACTCACGGTGTTGGCAAATTCTCACCGATCGCCTGTGCTGGCCCGCTGCTGTCCAATGAACTGGAAGCGTTGGGTAAAGCACTGGGTAACCCGGCTCGCCCGATGGTGGCCATCGTCGGTGGTTCCAAAGTGTCTACCAAACTGACGGTGCTGGATTCACTGTCTAAAATTGCTGACCAACTGATCGTTGGTGGCGGTATCGCCAATACCTTCGTTGCTGCCCAAGGCCATAACGTCGGTAAATCACTGTACGAAGCGGAACTGATTCCAGAAGCGAAAAAACTGCTGGAAACCTGTGATATTCCGGTACCGAGCGATGTCCGTGTTGCAACAGAATTCTCCGAAACTGCCAGCGCGACATTGAAATCCGTGGCCGCCATTAAAGATGATGAACAGATTCTGGACCTGGGTGACGTTTCTGCCGAACGTCTGGCTGATATCCTGAAAAACGCCAAGACGATTCTGTGGAACGGCCCGGTTGGTGTATTTGAGTTCCCGAACTTCCGTAAAGGGACGGAGATTGTGGCGAATGCTATCGCCAACAGCGATGCTTTCTCCATCGCAGGCGGCGGTGATACGCTGGCGGCAATCGATCTGTTCGGCATTGCCGACAAGATCTCCTATATTTCTACCGGCGGCGGCGCTTTCCTGGAGTTTGTGGAAGGCAAAAAACTGCCGGCAGTGGTGATGCTGGAAGAACGCGCTCGTCAGTAA
- the epd gene encoding erythrose-4-phosphate dehydrogenase, translating to MTIRIAINGFGRIGRSVLRALYESGRRAEITVVAINELANAEGIAHLLKYDSSHGRFSWDVRQECDRLLVGDDTIRLLHEPDLRSLPWGELGVDIVLDCSGVYGSRADGEAHLAAGAKKVLFSHPGAPDLDATIVYGVNHQDLHSAHRLVSNASCTTNCIIPIIKLLDDAYGIESGTVTTIHASMNDQPVIDAYHHDLRRTRAASQSIIPVDTKLAVGITRFFPKFEDRFEAISVRVPTINVTAIDLSVSVKNAVNVSEINTLFRQSAQNTFRGIVDYTDLPLVSVDFNHDPHSAIVDGTQTRVSGGHLIKTLVWCDNEWGFANRMLDTTWAMAACGF from the coding sequence ATGACAATCCGTATTGCGATAAATGGCTTTGGTCGTATAGGTCGCAGCGTTCTGCGTGCGTTGTATGAATCCGGTCGGCGAGCCGAAATCACGGTGGTGGCGATTAATGAGCTGGCCAATGCCGAAGGGATTGCCCATCTGCTCAAGTACGATAGCAGTCATGGCCGTTTTTCGTGGGATGTCCGTCAGGAGTGCGATCGCTTATTGGTAGGGGATGACACTATTCGCCTGTTGCATGAGCCGGATCTTCGTTCTCTGCCGTGGGGCGAGTTGGGTGTTGATATCGTGCTGGATTGCAGCGGTGTGTACGGTAGCCGTGCCGATGGTGAAGCCCATCTGGCGGCAGGTGCGAAAAAAGTGCTGTTCTCCCACCCCGGTGCGCCAGATCTTGATGCCACCATTGTGTATGGCGTTAATCATCAGGATCTACACTCGGCTCACCGTCTGGTATCCAATGCCTCCTGCACCACCAACTGTATTATTCCGATTATTAAACTGCTGGACGATGCGTATGGCATCGAGAGCGGTACCGTGACGACGATCCATGCGTCGATGAACGACCAACCGGTGATCGATGCGTATCACCATGACCTGCGGCGTACCCGTGCTGCCAGTCAATCGATCATCCCGGTGGACACCAAACTGGCGGTGGGGATTACCCGTTTCTTTCCGAAATTCGAAGACCGTTTTGAGGCGATTTCGGTGCGGGTGCCAACTATCAATGTCACGGCCATTGATCTCAGCGTCAGCGTGAAAAACGCGGTAAACGTAAGTGAAATCAATACGCTGTTTCGCCAGTCAGCGCAGAATACATTTCGTGGTATAGTTGATTATACCGATTTGCCGTTGGTCTCAGTGGACTTCAACCACGACCCGCACAGCGCGATAGTGGATGGGACGCAAACCCGGGTCAGCGGAGGGCATCTGATCAAGACGCTGGTCTGGTGCGATAACGAATGGGGCTTTGCCAATCGGATGTTGGATACAACATGGGCGATGGCGGCCTGCGGTTTCTGA
- the tkt gene encoding transketolase has protein sequence MSSRKELANAIRALSMDGVQKAKSGHPGAPMGMADIAEVLWRDHLNHNPANPHWANRDRFVLSNGHASMLIYSLLHLTGYDLPIEELKNFRQLHSRTPGHPEVGYTPGVETTTGPLGQGIANAVGMAIAERTLAAQFNRPGHDIVDHHTYVFLGDGCMMEGISHEVCSLAGTLKLGKLVAFYDDNGISIDGHIEGWFTDDTAARFESYGWHVVRGIDGHDADAIQRAIKEAQSVTDKPSLLLCKTVIGFGSPNKAGTHDSHGAPLGDAEVAATREQLGWKYGPFEIPADIYAAWDARKAGESKEAAWQQAFNAYASAYPELAAEFTRRVNGELPANWQAESTKVVEQLQANPAKIASRKASQNALEAYGKLLPEFLGGSADLAPSNLTIWSGSKALNEDPAGNYIHYGVREFGMTAIANGISLHGGFVPYTATFLMFVEYARNAVRMAALMKVRSIYVYTHDSIGLGEDGPTHQPVEQLASLRVTPNMSTWRPADQVETAVAWKYAIERKDGPTALILSRQNLAQQERTAQQLADVAKGAYVLKDSGGQPQLILIATGSEVELAVAAWQKLSEEGVKARVVSMPSTDAFDKQDAAYREAVLPSAVSARVAIEAGIADYWYKYVGLNGAIVGMESFGESAPAEKLFDVFGFTTDNVVAKAKALLK, from the coding sequence ATGTCCTCTCGTAAAGAACTTGCCAATGCTATCCGTGCGTTGAGTATGGATGGCGTGCAGAAGGCCAAATCAGGTCATCCCGGCGCACCAATGGGTATGGCTGATATCGCTGAAGTCCTGTGGCGTGACCATCTGAACCATAACCCGGCCAACCCGCACTGGGCTAACCGCGATCGCTTCGTGCTGTCCAACGGTCATGCCTCCATGCTGATCTACAGCCTGTTGCATCTGACGGGTTATGATTTGCCGATTGAAGAACTGAAAAACTTCCGCCAGTTGCATTCCAGAACGCCGGGTCACCCGGAAGTGGGTTATACACCGGGCGTGGAAACCACCACTGGGCCGTTGGGGCAGGGTATCGCTAACGCAGTCGGTATGGCGATTGCCGAACGTACGCTGGCTGCACAGTTCAACCGTCCGGGCCATGACATCGTTGACCATCACACCTATGTCTTCCTGGGTGATGGTTGCATGATGGAAGGGATCTCACATGAGGTCTGTTCATTGGCGGGTACCCTGAAGCTGGGTAAACTGGTTGCGTTCTACGATGACAACGGTATTTCCATCGACGGCCATATCGAAGGCTGGTTCACGGATGATACCGCTGCTCGCTTTGAATCCTATGGCTGGCATGTGGTTCGTGGTATTGACGGTCATGATGCTGATGCCATCCAGCGTGCTATCAAAGAAGCGCAGAGCGTCACCGACAAACCGTCGCTGCTGCTGTGCAAAACCGTGATTGGTTTCGGTTCTCCGAACAAAGCCGGTACCCATGATTCCCACGGCGCACCGTTGGGTGATGCTGAAGTCGCTGCGACCCGTGAGCAACTGGGCTGGAAATACGGTCCGTTTGAAATCCCGGCTGATATCTATGCCGCCTGGGATGCTCGCAAAGCCGGTGAGAGCAAAGAGGCTGCCTGGCAGCAGGCGTTCAATGCCTATGCCAGCGCTTATCCGGAACTGGCTGCTGAATTCACTCGTCGCGTGAACGGCGAACTGCCGGCTAACTGGCAGGCCGAGTCGACTAAAGTTGTCGAACAACTGCAGGCTAACCCGGCCAAGATCGCCAGCCGTAAAGCTTCGCAGAATGCGCTGGAAGCCTATGGCAAGCTGCTGCCAGAATTCCTGGGTGGTTCTGCCGACCTGGCACCGAGCAACCTGACGATTTGGTCTGGTTCTAAAGCGCTGAATGAAGACCCGGCAGGTAACTACATCCACTACGGGGTACGTGAATTTGGCATGACTGCCATTGCCAACGGTATTTCGCTGCACGGCGGTTTTGTACCGTACACCGCAACGTTCCTGATGTTTGTGGAATACGCCCGTAATGCGGTGCGTATGGCAGCACTGATGAAAGTGCGCAGCATCTATGTCTACACCCATGACTCCATCGGTCTGGGCGAAGATGGCCCGACCCATCAGCCGGTAGAGCAACTGGCCAGCCTGCGTGTGACGCCAAACATGAGTACCTGGCGCCCGGCGGATCAGGTTGAAACCGCGGTAGCCTGGAAATACGCCATTGAGCGTAAAGACGGCCCGACAGCGTTGATTCTGTCTCGTCAGAATCTGGCGCAGCAGGAACGCACTGCTCAGCAGTTGGCTGATGTCGCTAAAGGGGCTTACGTGCTGAAAGACAGCGGCGGCCAGCCGCAGCTGATTCTTATCGCTACCGGTTCTGAAGTCGAACTGGCGGTTGCTGCCTGGCAGAAACTGAGCGAAGAAGGCGTTAAAGCGCGCGTGGTATCCATGCCGTCTACCGATGCATTCGACAAACAGGATGCTGCCTATCGTGAAGCGGTGCTGCCGTCAGCTGTGAGCGCCCGTGTGGCGATCGAAGCCGGTATCGCTGACTACTGGTACAAGTATGTTGGCCTCAATGGCGCGATTGTCGGTATGGAAAGCTTTGGTGAATCCGCACCAGCAGAAAAACTGTTCGACGTCTTTGGCTTCACTACCGATAACGTGGTGGCGAAGGCGAAAGCGCTGCTGAAATAA
- the tsgA gene encoding MFS transporter TsgA: MSDLNRQRLFFTSCFSYALTGALVIVTGMVMGDIAQYFNVPIANMSNTFTFLNAGILLSIFLNVWLMDIFPLKKQLVFGFILIVLSVIGLFVGKSLAVFSACMFTLGVVSGITMSIGTFLITQLYSGRQRGARLLFTDSFFSMAGMIFPIVAAALLSRHFGWYWIYACIGLLYVAILVLTLLSDFPAIGTEKANTQSAPVEAEKWGMGVVFLSIAALCYILGQLAFIQWVPEYVTKSFGMSIGDAGELVSSFWTSYMIGMWVFSVVLKFFDLQRVVTVLAVLATGAMYLFVSSDQPHLLKYFIFGLGFISSAIYTTLITLGSQQTKVPSPKLVNFILTCGTVGTMLTFIVTGPIVQHFGVHAALVTANALYFVVFVMCFLLGMVTRHRLHGHEAAAH, translated from the coding sequence ATGTCTGATCTCAATCGTCAGCGGTTATTTTTTACCAGCTGCTTTTCTTATGCGCTGACCGGTGCGCTGGTTATCGTCACGGGCATGGTCATGGGCGATATCGCCCAGTACTTCAATGTCCCGATAGCCAATATGAGTAATACCTTTACGTTTCTGAATGCCGGTATTTTGCTGTCCATTTTCCTGAATGTCTGGCTGATGGATATTTTCCCGCTGAAGAAACAGCTGGTCTTCGGTTTTATACTGATTGTCCTGTCGGTCATCGGGTTGTTCGTGGGTAAATCGCTGGCGGTGTTTTCTGCCTGTATGTTTACGCTGGGTGTGGTCAGCGGCATCACCATGTCGATCGGCACCTTTCTGATTACCCAGCTCTACTCCGGGCGTCAGCGTGGTGCCCGCTTGCTATTTACCGATTCCTTTTTCAGTATGGCCGGTATGATTTTCCCGATTGTGGCGGCGGCGTTGTTATCCCGTCATTTCGGCTGGTACTGGATTTATGCCTGTATCGGGCTGTTGTACGTGGCGATTCTGGTTCTGACGCTGTTGTCTGATTTTCCTGCTATCGGTACGGAAAAAGCCAACACCCAGAGCGCGCCTGTTGAGGCGGAAAAATGGGGCATGGGCGTGGTATTCCTGTCTATCGCGGCGCTGTGCTATATCCTGGGGCAACTGGCGTTTATTCAGTGGGTGCCGGAATACGTGACCAAATCCTTTGGTATGAGCATTGGTGATGCCGGGGAACTGGTCAGTAGCTTCTGGACGTCGTACATGATTGGTATGTGGGTGTTCAGCGTTGTGCTTAAGTTCTTTGACTTGCAGCGCGTAGTGACTGTGCTGGCTGTGCTGGCTACCGGTGCGATGTACCTGTTTGTCAGCAGCGATCAGCCTCATCTGCTGAAATACTTCATTTTTGGCCTGGGCTTCATTTCCAGCGCTATCTATACCACGCTGATTACTCTGGGCTCCCAGCAGACCAAGGTGCCGTCGCCGAAACTGGTCAACTTCATTCTGACCTGCGGAACGGTGGGAACCATGCTGACCTTTATCGTCACTGGGCCGATCGTGCAGCACTTTGGCGTACATGCTGCGCTGGTGACCGCGAACGCGCTCTATTTTGTGGTATTCGTCATGTGCTTCCTGTTAGGGATGGTGACCCGTCACCGTTTGCATGGGCATGAGGCTGCCGCGCATTAA